Proteins from a single region of Primulina tabacum isolate GXHZ01 chromosome 5, ASM2559414v2, whole genome shotgun sequence:
- the LOC142546719 gene encoding alpha-mannosidase 2-like: protein MPFSSRRGGGGWAQSLLPISITGKPAVKQPRSGLKPRKRTAVTTSRDFILSNLFTIGLFFTFLFFIFILLRYGVPKPLHFRAPKSRVPRPRKPVIHKSQNDTVLDAAVDITTKGLYDKIQFLDQDGGEWKQGWRVTYKGTEWNDEKLKVFVVPHSHNDPGWKLTVEEYYDRQSRHILDTIVETLSKDNRRKFIWEEMSYLERWWRDASDVKRESFINLVRNGQLEIVGGGWVMNDEANSHYFAIIEQITEGNMWLNETVGVIPKNSWSIDPFGYSSTMAYLLRRMGFENMLIQRTHYELKKELAWHKNLEFVWRQSWDAEETTDIFVHMMPFYSYDIPHTCGPEPAVCCQFDFARMRGFVYERCPWGKHPVETDQENIKGMALKLLDQYRKKSTLYRTNTLLVPLGDDFRYISIDEAEAQFRNYQMLFDYINSDPSSNAEAKFGTLDDYFSTLRNEADRINYSHTDEIGSGEIGGFPSLSGDFFTYADRKNDYWSGYYVSRPFFKAVDRVLEQTLRSAEMMMAFLLGYCQRVQCEKLPTGFSYKLTAARRNLALFQHHDGVTGTAKDHVVEDYGTRMHLALQDLQIFMSKAIEVLFGIRHEKNDQNPAHFEPAQTRPKYNARPVHRAIGAHEGTLQTVVIFNPLEQITNEVVMVVVERPDATVLDSNWTCVKSQISPELRCDTDRIFTGRHRLYWKASVPAMGLQTYYIANGFVGCEKAKPASVRIFTSSKQLSCPSPYACSDLESDTVEISNQHQTLIFNVSYGQLQKISREDGHVTAIEEELGMYSSTGSGAYLFKPNGNAEAISLAGGQMVVAEGHLVREVFSNPKTSWEKTPVSHNTRVYNCENSIQEFVVEKEYQVELIGHEFDDKELIARYKTNVDNNRIFYSDLNGFQMSRRETYDKIPLQGNYYPMPSLAFMVGSNGERFSVHTRQSLGVACLENGWLEIMLDRRLVRDDDRGLGQGVMDNRPMNVLFHILLESNVSASANPTLNPRPLSPSLLSHLVGAHLNYPLQIFIAKKAEAISVQPPPRSFSPLVASLPCDLHIVNFKVPRPSKYSQQPLEEPKFVLVLQRRHWDSSYCRKGRSQCSSIADEPINLFDMFSGLTVSNAKATSLNLLHEDTDILGYSEQFGSGAQEGHVIISPMEVQAYKLHLRPQQ, encoded by the exons ATGCCTTTCTCCTCCCGCCGCGGCGGCGGGGGATGGGCGCAATCCCTTCTCCCCATCTCCATCACCGGGAAGCCCGCCGTGAAACAGCCCCGCTCCGGTCTTAAGCCCAGAAAGCGCACCGCCGTCACAACCTCCCGCGACTTCATTCTCTCTAATTTATTTACAATCGGCCTCTTTTTCACATTCCTCTTCTTCATATTCATTCTCCTTCGCTACGGCGTTCCGAAACCCCTCCATTTCCGAGCTCCAAAGTCCCGCGTCCCGCGCCCAAGAAAACCTGTTATCCACAAGTCCCAGAACGACACTGTTTTGGATGCCGCTGTTGATATTACCACCAAAGGGCTCtacgataaaattcagttcttgGATCAGGACGGCGGGGAGTGGAAGCAAGGGTGGCGCGTGACTTACAAAGGAACTGAGTGGAATGATGAGAAATTGAAGGTTTTTGTGGTGCCGCATTCACATAATGATCCTGGATGGAAGCTCACTGTTGAGGAGTATTATGATCGGCAGTCGAGGCACATTCTCGATACTATAGTTGAAACGCTTTCTAAG GATAATCGCAGGAAGTTTATATGGGAAGAGATGTCGTACTTAGAAAGATGGTGGAGAGATGCTTCAGATGTTAAAAGAGAATCGTTCATCAATTTAGTGAGGAATGGACAGCTAGAAATTGTCGGAGGTGGATGGGTGATGAATGATGAG GCTAATTCACATTACTTTGCTATCATCGAACAG ATAACAGAGGGTAATATGTGGTTAAATGAAACCGTTGGAGTTATTCCTAAAAATTCGTGGTCTATTGATCCATTTGGATATTCATCCACCATGGCATATCTTCTCCGGCGCATGGGCTTCGAGAACATGCTTATACAGAGAACACATTACGAGTTGAAAAAGGAATTGGCATGGCACAAGAATTTGGAGTTTGTATGGCGTCAGAGCTGGGATGCCGAAGAGACAACTGATATTTTTGTTCACATGATGCCCTTCTATTCTTATGATATTCCACATACCTGTGGGCCGGAACCTGCTGTTTGTTGTCAATTTGACTTTGCTCGAATGCGGGGTTTTGTCTATGAGCGTTGCCCCTGGGGAAAACATCCTGTGGAGACCGACCAGGAAAATATCAAGGGTATGGCACTTAAATTATTGGATCAGTATAGGAAGAAATCAACTCTGTACCGTACAAACACACTCCTTGTTCCCCTTGGTGATGATTTCCGCTACATCAGTATTGATGAGGCTGAAGCTCAATTCAGGAATTATCAAATGTTATTCGATTATATTAATTCTGATCCTAGCTCGAATGCAGAGGCCAAATTTGGTACTTTGGATGACTATTTCAGCACCCTGCGAAATGAGGCTGACCGAATAAATTATTCACATACTGACGAAATTGGGTCTGGTGAGATCGGAGGCTTTCCTTCTCTATCAGGAGATTTCTTCACCTATGCAGATAGGAAAAATGATTATTGGAGTGGCTATTATGTCTCCAGGCCTTTCTTCAAGGCTGTTGACCGGGTACTGGAGCAAACACTTCGCAGTGCAGAAATGATGATGGCTTTTTTATTGGGATACTGCCAGCGAGTACAATGTGAAAAATTGCCTACTGGGTTTTCGTATAAGCTAACAGCTGCCAGACGGAACTTAGCTCTGTTTCAGCATCATGATGGAGTGACTGGTACGGCTAAGGACCATGTGGTTGAAGACTATGGGACACGGATGCATCTGGCTTTACAAGACCTGCAAATTTTCATGTCCAAGGCTATTGAAGTTCTGTTCGGAATCCGTCATGAAAAGAATGATCAAAATCCAGCTCACTTTGAACCTGCACAAACAAGACCTAAATATAATGCACGACCTGTGCATAGAGCAATTGGTGCTCATGAAGGAACTCTGCAGACCGTAGTCATTTTTAACCCACTGGAGCAAATAACAAATGAGGTTGTGATGGTGGTTGTGGAAAGACCGGATGCTACAGTGTTGGACTCAAACTGGACTTGTGTGAAGAGTCAAATATCTCCTGAACTGCGTTGTGATACTGACAGGATATTTACGGGAAGGCATCGGCTTTACTGGAAAGCTTCTGTCCCTGCCATGGGGTTACAGACATATTATATTGCCAATGGATTTGTGGGATGTGAGAAGGCCAAACCAGCAAGCGTTAGAATTTTCACTTCATCCAAGCAGCTATCTTGCCCCTCTCCATATGCTTGTAGTGATTTAGAAAGTGACACAGTTGAAATCAGCAATCAACATCAGACACTCATCTTTAATGTAAGCTATGGTCAGCTGCAGAAAATAAGTCGCGAGGATGGTCACGTAACTGCTATTGAAGAAGAACTAGGTATGTACTCTAGCACCGGGAGTGGAGCCTACCTCTTCAAACCAAATGGTAATGCTGAGGCTATCAGCCTTGCTGGTGGACAAATGGTGGTTGCAGAAGGGCATTTGGTGCGGGAAGTTTTTTCTAATCCAAAGACATCGTGGGAAAAAACCCCAGTATCCCATAATACCCGTGTATATAATTGTGAAAATTCCATACAGGAATTTGTTGTTGAGAAAGAGTATCAAGTTGAGCTTATTGGGCACGAGTTTGATGATAAGGAACTGATAGCTAGATATAAGACAAATGTTGATAACAATAGAATCTTTTACTCTGATCTCAACGGATTTCAAATGAGTCGTAGGGAAACTTATGACAAGATACCTTTGCAAGGAAATTACTATCCAATGCCCTCTCTTGCATTCATGGTAGGCTCAAATGGAGAACGCTTCTCTGTTCATACTAGGCAATCTTTGGGTGTGGCATGCTTAGAAAATGGGTGGTTGGAGATCATGCTTGATCGTCGTCTGGTTAGAGATGATGACCGTGGTCTGGGCCAAGGGGTGATGGATAATCGTCCAATGAATGTTCTTTTCCACATCCTCCTGGAGTCTAACGTATCTGCATCTGCAAATCCCACCTTGAATCCTCGTCCCTTGAGTCCCTCTCTTCTATCTCATCTGGTTGGTGCACATTTGAACTACCCATTACAAATATTCATCGCGAAAAAAGCTGAAGCTATATCTGTGCAGCCACCCCCGAGATCCTTTTCTCCCTTGGTGGCTTCCTTGCCATGTGATTTGCATATTGTGAATTTTAAGGTTCCCCGGCCTTCAAAATACTCTCAGCAGCCCCTTGAAGAGCCCAAATTTGTGCTTGTTTTGCAGAGGCGTCACTGGGATTCTTCATATTGCCGAAAAGGGAGGTCGCAGTGTTCATCTATAGCCGATGAGCCAATCAATCTGTTTGACATGTTCAGTGGTCTTACAGTTTCGAATGCAAAAGCCACTTCTCTGAATCTTTTACATGAAGACACTGATATACTTGGCTACAGCGAGCAGTTTGGAAGTGGTGCGCAGGAAGGACACGTCATTATCTCTCCCATGGAAGTACAGGCTTATAAGTTGCACTTGAGGCCTCAACAATAA
- the LOC142546720 gene encoding galactinol--sucrose galactosyltransferase-like yields the protein MAPSFSKGDSNAAILANGFAGSLIALDEKSNLTVNDQVFLSEVPPNIITVPSSHTAVAGDKVADPQETANHGCFVGFDTKDPSSHHVIPLGKLKSIRFMSIFRFKVWWTTHWIGSNGSDLEHETQMIILDKENEPGSSNYRPYVLLLPLLEGPFRTSLQPGTDDYIDMCVESGSTKVSASSFRAALYIHAGDDPFTLAKNAIKVARAHLGTFKLLEEKTPPGIVDKFGWCTWDAFYLNVHPAGVWDGVKGLVDGGCPPGMVLIDDGWQSISHDEDPITSEGMNRTSAGEQMPCRLIKFQENYKFRDYRSPTSKNTGMGAFVRDLKEKFDSVEYVYVWHALCGYWGGLRPDVVGLPKAKVVKPKLTPGLETTMEDLAVDKIVNNGVGLVPPDMADQLYEGLHSYLESVGIDGVKVDVIHLLEMVCEEYGGRVELAKAYFKALTTSVRNHFKGNGVIASMEHCNDFMFLGTEAISLGRVGDDFWCTDPSGDPNGTFWLQGCHMVHCAYNSLWMGSFIHPDWDMFQSTHPCAAFHAASRAISGGPIYISDSVGKHNFDLLKTLVLPDGSILRCEYYALPTRDCLFEDPLHNGKTMLKIWNINKFTGVIGAFNCQGGGWCQETRRNKCASQYSRAVSSKIGPVDIEWKQGRNPISIEDDQTFAMYLFHQKKLILSERSSTIDICLEPFEFELVTVSPIVALAKKYVQFAPIGLVNMLNSGGALQSLAFDDGANSVQVGVKGTGELRVFASEKPVACTLNGENATFGYEDYMVIVQVPWPNSPGISVIEYSF from the exons ATGGCCCCGAGTTTTAGCAAAGGAGATTCCAACGCTGCCATTCTTGCGAATGGTTTCGCAGGCTCATTGATCGCACTGGATGAGAAATCAAACTTGACTGTGAATGATCAAGTCTTCCTCTCTGAAGTTCCGCCTAATATCATCACTGTCCCATCTTCACATACCGCAGTCGCCGGAGATAAGGTGGCCGATCCACAAGAAACAGCCAACCATGGCTGCTTCGTGGGGTTTGATACCAAAGATCCCAGCAGCCACCATGTAATCCCACTTGGGAAGCTTAAAAGTATCAGATTCATGTCCATTTTCAGGTTCAAAGTCTGGTGGACCACCCACTGGATCGGGTCCAACGGTTCAGATCTGGAGCACGAAACACAAATGATTATCCTCGACAAAGAAAATGAACCCGGCAGCAGCAACTACAGGCCCTATGTTTTGCTGCTTCCGCTCCTCGAGGGTCCTTTTCGGACCTCACTACAACCCGGAACCGACGACTACATAGACATGTGCGTGGAGAGTGGATCAACCAAAGTATCAGCATCCTCATTCCGGGCTGCACTTTACATCCACGCTGGCGACGACCCGTTCACCCTCGCCAAAAACGCCATCAAGGTGGCGCGTGCCCATCTGGGAACCTTCAAGCTCCTGGAAGAGAAAACTCCTCCGGGAATCGTCGACAAGTTCGGATGGTGCACGTGGGATGCTTTCTACCTGAACGTCCACCCCGCCGGAGTCTGGGACGGAGTCAAGGGTCTGGTAGACGGCGGATGTCCTCCGGGGATGGTGTTGATCGACGACGGTTGGCAATCCATCAGCCATGACGAGGATCCGATAACTTCAGAGGGCATGAATCGGACCTCCGCCGGGGAGCAAATGCCATGCAGGCTGATAAAATTCCAAGAAAACTACAAGTTCAGAGACTACAGAAGCCCGACGAGTAAGAATACGGGTATGGGTGCATTTGTGAGGGATCTGAAGGAGAAGTTCGACAGCGTGGAGTATGTATACGTTTGGCATGCCTTGTGCGGGTACTGGGGCGGGCTTCGGCCCGATGTTGTTGGGCTACCAAAAGCAAAGGTGGTAAAGCCCAAACTAACACCTGGGCTTGAGACAACGATGGAGGATTTGGCTGTGGATAAGATAGTGAACAACGGAGTTGGGCTTGTTCCACCAGATATGGCTGACCAGTTGTATGAGGGACTGCACTCGTATTTGGAGTCCGTCGGCATCGATGGAgtcaaagttgatgttattcaC TTGTTGGAAATGGTGTGCGAGGAGTACGGGGGAAGAGTGGAGCTAGCAAAAGCGTATTTCAAGGCTCTCACGACTTCAGTGAGGAACCATTTCAAAGGGAACGGCGTGATTGCCAGCATGGAACATTGCAACGACTTCATGTTCCTTGGTACAGAGGCCATCTCTCTAGGACGCGTTG GCGATGATTTTTGGTGCACTGACCCATCCGGAGACCCAAACGGCACGTTCTGGCTGCAAGGATGCCACATGGTGCATTGTGCCTACAACAGCTTGTGGATGGGTAGCTTCATCCACCCCGATTGGGATATGTTCCAGTCCACGCATCCTTGTGCAGCGTTTCACGCTGCGTCGCGGGCCATTTCGGGCGGACCCATTTACATTAGCGACTCCGTCGGCAAGCACAATTTCGACCTGCTGAAGACCCTTGTACTGCCTGATGGCTCGATCCTGCGATGCGAGTACTATGCATTGCCTACTCGTGATTGTCTCTTCGAAGACCCCTTGCACAATGGCAAGACAATGCTCAAGATTTGGAACATCAATAAG TTCACCGGTGTAATCGGGGCATTCAACTGCCAAGGAGGAGGGTGGTGCCAGGAAACAAGACGCAACAAATGTGCATCCCAGTACTCACGCGCAGTCTCCTCCAAGATCGGCCCAGTTGACATAGAATGGAAACAAGGAAGAAATCCAATATCCATAGAAGACGACCAAACATTTGCGATGTACTTGTTTCACCAAAAGAAATTGATCCTCTCCGAGCGATCTAGCACCATCGACATATGCCTCGAGCCTTTCGAGTTCGAGCTCGTCACTGTCTCCCCCATCGTGGCCCTGGCCAAAAAATATGTCCAATTCGCTCCAATCGGGCTGGTAAACATGCTCAATTCGGGTGGCGCATTACAATCTTTGGCGTTTGACGATGGTGCAAATTCAGTTCAAGTTGGAGTCAAGGGAACTGGAGAACTGAGGGTATTTGCTTCTGAAAAACCAGTGGCTTGCACACTTAATGGAGAAAATGCGACATTTGGGTACGAGGATTACATGGTTATAGTTCAAGTACCATGGCCAAATTCTCCTGGAATTTCTGTAATTGAGTACTCATTTTGA